CTTGCCTTCTTAATTGCCGCTCCTTTTCAATTTCTTGTTCATCGTGCTCAGCAAGTAAGGCTCTTTCAACAATGTCTTGATAAGTGATCACCTTGGCCATATGAACATCCCTTCGAATTTCTGGTTTCAACCCACGAAGGAAGTGTTCTCCTTTGTCTTTATCATTTTCAGCAATAAATGGAACAAACACGCATCCTTCTTCAAATTTCAATGTATATTCAGCAACAGACAAGGAATCTTGCCTCAACTCAAGAAATTCTTTGACCTTCTTCGCTTTAACTTCTCTTGAAAAGTACTTGGCATAAAATAACTCTTTGAACTCTTCCCATTTTAACTCGCGAACATTGACAGTCACTTTCGTAGCTTCCCACCAGATGCGAGCAGCTTTCACTAGCATAAACACAGAACAGCTCACTCTATCTCGATCAGTGAACTTCAGATAGTCAAATATAGCCTCCAAAGATTTAACCCATTCCAAAGCTACGAGTGGATCGGCACCACCGACAAATTCGGGAGGGTTCATACGCCTGAACAATTCATAGGAACTACCTTCGGTGCTTTCCACTCTAATATGTCCTCTTCCTTGACCATGACCTTGGGTTGAGGTATGCAGGCTCAACAACTGTTGAATTTGTTCACCATGAACTTTCGCCTGTTCTTGTATTAATTTACTGAATTCATCTACAACGTTGGTAGTCCTATCAGTAGTAGGGGTCCTATCATCCCCTTCAGTAACCTTTCGTTTAGGAGGCATTTCCTACATGTAAGCTCACTTTAACATAGATATGAAGA
The window above is part of the Primulina eburnea isolate SZY01 unplaced genomic scaffold, ASM2296580v1 ctg1013_ERROPOS883961, whole genome shotgun sequence genome. Proteins encoded here:
- the LOC140820401 gene encoding uncharacterized protein, which gives rise to MPPKRKVTEGDDRTPTTDRTTNVVDEFSKLIQEQAKVHGEQIQQLLSLHTSTQGHGQGRGHIRVESTEGSSYELFRRMNPPEFVGGADPLVALEWVKSLEAIFDYLKFTDRDRVSCSVFMLVKAARIWWEATKVTVNVRELKWEEFKELFYAKYFSREVKAKKVKEFLELRQDSLSVAEYTLKFEEGCVFVPFIAENDKDKGEHFLRGLKPEIRRDVHMAKVITYQDIVERALLAEHDEQEIEKERQLRRQAFQARGQGASTSARGGHKGKGKMEQRNKPSAPSSEMERPLCPKCGKPHKGECLVGSGRCYRCKEMGHTAQKCPLSSDKGKVQGRIFTMTKEGANPDSSVISGDKKD